Within Quadrisphaera setariae, the genomic segment CGCTGGGCGGACGGGACTCAGGGCGCGGCGGGGTAGCCGTGGCAGGCGACGGGCATCCAGAACGTCGCTCGCCCGAGCGCTGCGAGCGCGTCATCGCGCCGGTCGCCGCGCTCGTCGTCGTCGCTGTGGACGACCAGCGGGACGTCGAGGGCGCTGCGCACGGCCTCCTCGGTCGCGACGTCGTCCGGTCGGCCGGTGCCGAGCACGTGCACGTGAGTCGCCCCGGCAGCTCGGACGACGGGTGGGACGACGACGGCGGGGTCCCCGTGCTGGAAGAGCAGCTGCCCGTCGACCTTGTCGTCGAGGTCGCGCAGCACCGCCAGCCGCCGGGCCCGCTCCTGCGGTGGGAGGGACGCCCAGCGCTCGTCCTCGACCGGGACCA encodes:
- a CDS encoding deoxyribodipyrimidine photo-lyase, producing MPRVVWLREDLHLSGNAAVGAAVAGAVADGDGRVVVLVPVEDERWASLPPQERARRLAVLRDLDDKVDGQLLFQHGDPAVVVPPVVRAAGATHVHVLGTGRPDDVATEEAVRSALDVPLVVHSDDDERGDRRDDALAALGRATFWMPVACHGYPAAP